From one Nonomuraea polychroma genomic stretch:
- a CDS encoding TetR/AcrR family transcriptional regulator: protein MRRAPEERQRDPERTKARILQAALEEFAAKGFAGARVNEIAARAGVNKQLISYYFGGKEGLYQAITTRWQSAESVFADRSSSLGALVAGYVRANAERRDFGKLLVWQGLTDDGPPDASFAEDVRRDLEGLRKRQEAGELPADLDPAAVLVALFAMAAAGVSFPQLVRAAFDLDPASPEFAEHYAEQLEKLVGHLGAVTDS, encoded by the coding sequence ATGAGACGAGCGCCGGAGGAACGGCAACGCGATCCCGAACGCACGAAGGCCCGGATCCTGCAGGCGGCGTTGGAGGAGTTCGCCGCCAAGGGGTTCGCGGGGGCGCGGGTCAACGAGATCGCCGCCAGGGCTGGGGTGAACAAGCAGCTGATTTCGTACTATTTCGGCGGCAAGGAGGGCCTCTACCAGGCGATCACCACTCGCTGGCAGAGCGCGGAGAGCGTGTTCGCCGACCGCTCGTCCTCGCTGGGCGCGCTCGTGGCCGGGTACGTGCGGGCCAATGCCGAGCGGCGGGACTTCGGCAAGCTGCTGGTCTGGCAGGGGCTCACCGATGACGGCCCGCCCGATGCCTCGTTCGCCGAGGACGTGCGCCGCGACCTGGAAGGGCTGCGGAAGCGCCAGGAGGCGGGCGAGCTGCCCGCGGACCTCGATCCGGCCGCCGTGCTGGTGGCCTTGTTCGCGATGGCCGCGGCCGGCGTCTCGTTCCCGCAACTCGTCCGGGCGGCCTTCGACCTCGATCCGGCCTCGCCCGAGTTCGCCGAGCACTATGCCGAGCAGTTGGAGAAACTGGTCGGGCACCTGGGCGCGGTCACCGATTCGTAA
- a CDS encoding FAD-dependent oxidoreductase translates to MTNHIAIIGGGIGGLCLAQGLRKAGRDVTVYERDRTPADRLQGYRVHIDPNGARALRDCLPDHLWRSFLYTTGRGGQDFGFLTEQLDLLTLIETPQAADPADDHHSVSRITLRQVLLSGLDDVVRFGKTYERYERLPDGRVELFFADGTSETADIVVAADGGNSRVRRQYLPHAERVDTGVTTVAGKFPLTGETRKLLAPRLVDGPNNVIPPKGIGLFCAPHDLSDLAPAAGGIGVTEQEGALMDNTSSYVLWAVGAAAGRFPSNISEMSGEQLKDTVARMIRSWHPDLRRMIDLSHPDTVSLLPIRTSIPIDPWPATNITLLGDAIHSMTPMRGIGANTALRDARLLCRALTAGGEPIQAIAGYEAEMREYGFAAVRDSLRAAQQFAGESRVARMGFKSFLRLVHRVPSLKARVFS, encoded by the coding sequence ATGACAAACCACATCGCGATCATCGGTGGCGGGATCGGCGGGCTCTGCCTGGCCCAGGGGCTGCGAAAGGCAGGCCGCGACGTGACCGTCTACGAGCGGGACCGGACCCCGGCCGACCGGCTGCAGGGATACCGGGTGCACATCGATCCGAACGGCGCCCGCGCGCTGCGCGACTGCCTGCCGGACCACCTGTGGCGGTCTTTCCTCTACACGACCGGGCGGGGCGGCCAGGACTTCGGCTTCCTCACCGAGCAGCTCGACCTGCTGACGCTGATCGAGACGCCCCAAGCGGCCGATCCCGCCGACGACCACCACTCGGTCAGCCGCATCACACTCAGGCAGGTGCTGCTGTCGGGGCTGGACGACGTCGTACGGTTCGGGAAGACGTACGAAAGGTATGAGCGCCTGCCCGACGGGCGGGTCGAGCTGTTCTTCGCCGACGGCACGAGCGAGACCGCCGACATCGTGGTCGCCGCGGACGGCGGGAACTCGCGGGTGCGCCGGCAGTACCTGCCGCACGCCGAGCGGGTGGACACCGGGGTCACGACCGTGGCGGGCAAGTTCCCGCTCACCGGCGAGACCAGGAAGCTGCTGGCGCCACGGCTGGTGGACGGGCCGAACAACGTCATCCCGCCGAAAGGCATCGGGCTGTTCTGCGCGCCGCACGACCTGAGCGACCTCGCGCCCGCGGCCGGCGGGATCGGGGTGACCGAGCAGGAGGGTGCGCTCATGGACAACACCAGCAGCTACGTGTTGTGGGCGGTCGGCGCGGCGGCGGGGCGCTTCCCATCCAACATTTCCGAAATGTCGGGCGAGCAGCTGAAGGACACCGTCGCGCGGATGATCCGATCGTGGCACCCGGACCTCCGCAGGATGATCGACCTGTCGCATCCCGACACCGTCAGCCTGCTGCCGATCCGTACCTCCATCCCGATCGACCCCTGGCCGGCCACGAACATCACGCTGCTGGGCGACGCCATCCACAGCATGACCCCCATGCGTGGCATCGGCGCGAACACCGCCCTGCGCGACGCCCGCCTGCTGTGCCGCGCCCTGACCGCCGGCGGCGAGCCGATCCAGGCCATCGCCGGGTACGAAGCCGAGATGCGGGAGTACGGCTTCGCCGCCGTACGCGACTCGCTGCGTGCGGCTCAGCAGTTCGCCGGGGAGAGCCGGGTCGCGCGGATGGGGTTCAAGTCCTTCCTCCGCCTCGTCCACAGGGTCCCGTCACTCAAGGCCAGGGTGTTCTCCTGA
- a CDS encoding fatty acid desaturase family protein, producing the protein MVIPGTLDTRGSDFARLAHTIADAGLLDRRPFYYATRISIAVVVYLGCWTLFAWLGDSWLQLLVAAALAVVFAQFGFVAHDIGHRQVFRTRRPSDVAGLLIGNLGIGLGWGWWSSKHNRHHANPNHEDHDPDVSPAVIVWSPEQAIRSRGLPRFIARYQAFWFFPLLTLEAWHLHVASFKALFNPSAKRRGPELALLIAHFAAYFGVVFTVLPVGKALLFLVIHQGLFGLYLGSTFAPNHKGMPVLTKEDKLDFLRKQVLTSRNVRGGWFTDVALGQLNYQIEHHLFPHMPAPSLRRAQPIVQQYCAEIGVSYLQTGLLDSYGQALRHLHEVGAPLRR; encoded by the coding sequence GTGGTCATTCCTGGCACGCTCGACACTCGGGGAAGCGACTTCGCCCGACTAGCCCACACCATTGCGGACGCCGGTCTTTTGGACCGGCGTCCCTTTTATTACGCAACGCGTATCTCCATCGCCGTCGTCGTCTACCTCGGCTGCTGGACGTTGTTCGCCTGGCTGGGCGACTCGTGGCTGCAGTTGCTCGTCGCGGCAGCGCTGGCCGTGGTGTTCGCGCAGTTCGGGTTCGTCGCCCACGACATCGGGCACCGGCAGGTCTTCAGAACGCGGCGGCCGAGCGATGTGGCGGGCCTGCTGATCGGCAACCTCGGCATCGGGCTCGGCTGGGGCTGGTGGAGCAGCAAGCACAACCGCCACCACGCCAACCCCAACCACGAGGACCACGACCCGGACGTCTCCCCCGCGGTCATCGTCTGGTCGCCGGAGCAGGCCATCAGGAGCCGGGGGCTACCGCGCTTCATCGCGAGATATCAGGCCTTCTGGTTCTTCCCGCTGCTCACCCTGGAAGCCTGGCATCTCCACGTGGCCAGCTTCAAAGCTCTGTTCAATCCGTCGGCCAAGAGGCGCGGCCCGGAACTGGCGCTGCTGATCGCGCATTTCGCGGCGTATTTCGGGGTGGTCTTCACCGTGTTGCCGGTCGGGAAGGCGCTGCTGTTCCTGGTCATACATCAGGGGTTGTTCGGGCTCTATCTGGGGAGCACGTTCGCACCGAACCACAAGGGGATGCCGGTGCTGACAAAGGAGGACAAGCTGGACTTCCTGCGCAAGCAGGTGCTTACTTCACGCAATGTCAGGGGCGGCTGGTTCACCGACGTGGCGCTCGGCCAGCTCAACTATCAGATCGAGCACCATCTGTTCCCCCACATGCCGGCCCCGAGCCTGCGCCGGGCGCAACCCATCGTGCAGCAGTACTGCGCCGAGATCGGCGTCAGCTACCTGCAGACAGGGCTGCTCGACTCGTACGGGCAGGCACTGCGCCACCTGCACGAGGTCGGCGCTCCGCTAAGGAGATGA
- a CDS encoding sensor histidine kinase yields the protein MRRPPTSTIVSLAAIAAVLAGTLVTYAFRSDRQLNVLDVVLPIVAFAGLLARRAYPVTALIVVAVSVAVYYPRAGLDGPLIVLAFMVLFTAADRGHLVAAITVGSVLLLGMGLGELGGPRHVDDTMFVAIGGWVVAAIAFGGVTRNRRAYLEEAERRAIDAEHGKEEEARRRESEERLRIARELHDVLGHNISMINVQAAAALHGLKKRPEDAEAALRTIKDTSKETLRELRTTLGVLRQVDEGAPTAPADSLARVYALVAASGLEVRTELSGPLDAVPTEVDLAATRIIREALTNVSRHSGSNQATLTITNASGNIMICVEDEGPGATYDGGSGFGLQGMRERASALGGTLEAGPRPEGGFRVVARLPLNGVR from the coding sequence ATGCGAAGGCCGCCCACCAGCACGATCGTGTCGCTCGCGGCGATCGCCGCGGTGCTGGCCGGGACGCTGGTGACCTACGCCTTCCGCAGTGACAGGCAGTTGAACGTGCTGGACGTCGTGCTGCCGATCGTCGCGTTCGCCGGGCTGCTGGCGCGGCGCGCGTACCCGGTGACGGCGTTGATCGTCGTGGCCGTGTCCGTCGCCGTCTACTATCCGCGGGCGGGGCTCGACGGGCCGCTGATCGTGCTGGCGTTCATGGTCCTCTTCACCGCCGCCGACCGGGGGCACCTCGTCGCGGCCATCACGGTCGGATCGGTGTTGCTGCTCGGCATGGGGCTCGGCGAGCTCGGCGGCCCACGGCACGTGGACGACACCATGTTCGTCGCGATCGGCGGGTGGGTGGTGGCGGCCATCGCGTTCGGCGGGGTGACCCGTAACCGGCGCGCGTACCTGGAGGAGGCAGAGCGCCGCGCGATCGACGCCGAGCACGGCAAGGAGGAGGAGGCCAGGCGGCGGGAGAGCGAGGAGCGGCTGCGTATCGCCAGGGAACTGCACGACGTGCTCGGGCACAACATCTCGATGATCAACGTGCAGGCGGCCGCCGCGTTGCACGGGCTGAAGAAGCGGCCCGAGGACGCCGAGGCGGCGCTGCGGACGATCAAGGACACCAGCAAGGAGACGCTGCGCGAGCTGCGGACCACGCTCGGGGTGCTGCGGCAGGTGGACGAGGGCGCGCCGACCGCGCCCGCCGACAGCCTGGCACGAGTGTACGCGCTGGTCGCCGCCTCAGGCCTGGAGGTACGTACGGAGCTGTCGGGCCCGCTCGACGCGGTGCCGACCGAGGTGGACCTGGCCGCCACCCGCATCATCAGGGAGGCCCTGACGAACGTCTCCCGCCATTCCGGCTCAAACCAGGCCACGCTGACAATCACCAACGCATCCGGAAATATCATGATCTGCGTGGAAGATGAGGGGCCGGGCGCCACGTACGACGGAGGCAGCGGCTTCGGCCTGCAGGGCATGCGCGAACGGGCGAGCGCGCTCGGCGGCACCCTGGAGGCGGGCCCCCGCCCCGAGGGCGGCTTCCGCGTCGTCGCCCGCCTGCCGTTGAACGGAGTGCGATGA
- a CDS encoding response regulator, with product MIRVLLADDQTLVRAGFRSILSDEDDIEVVAEAPNGAAAIAGAREHRPDVVLMDIRMPELDGLEATRRIAGDPRLDGVKVIILTTFDLDDYVYGALRAGASGFLVKDTEPAELIHAVRVVARGDALISPSVTRRLIAEFAGRVKRPEPGPELNALTEREREVMTLVAAGLSNDEIAARLVLSPATAKTHVSRIMTKLSVRDRAQVVVLAYEAGMITPGWLTP from the coding sequence ATGATCCGCGTGTTGCTCGCCGACGACCAGACCCTGGTACGCGCCGGGTTCCGGTCCATACTCAGCGACGAGGACGACATCGAGGTCGTCGCCGAGGCCCCCAACGGGGCGGCGGCCATCGCCGGGGCCCGCGAGCACCGCCCCGACGTCGTGCTGATGGACATCCGCATGCCCGAGCTCGACGGCCTGGAGGCCACCCGCAGGATCGCCGGCGACCCGCGGCTCGACGGCGTCAAGGTGATCATCCTGACCACGTTCGACCTCGACGACTACGTGTACGGGGCGTTGCGGGCGGGCGCGAGCGGTTTCCTGGTCAAGGACACCGAGCCTGCCGAGCTGATCCACGCGGTCCGGGTCGTGGCCAGGGGCGACGCGCTGATCTCCCCATCGGTCACCCGGCGGCTGATCGCCGAGTTCGCCGGCCGGGTCAAGCGCCCCGAGCCGGGACCCGAGCTGAACGCGCTCACCGAACGCGAGCGCGAAGTCATGACGCTGGTCGCCGCGGGCCTGTCGAACGACGAGATCGCGGCCCGGCTCGTGCTCAGCCCCGCCACCGCGAAGACGCACGTCAGCCGCATCATGACGAAGCTGTCGGTCCGCGACAGAGCGCAGGTCGTGGTGCTCGCCTACGAGGCCGGCATGATCACTCCGGGCTGGCTTACACCCTGA
- a CDS encoding cytochrome ubiquinol oxidase subunit I, whose amino-acid sequence METVDLARLQFALTAGAHFLFVALTLGLATLVAVVQTRATLTRSPIHLRMTRFWGQLYIINYAMGIVTGLVMEFQLGLSWSGLTHYAGNVFGSALAIETLVAFFIESTFLGLWIFGWNKLNRWAHLALIWIVTLTAYASAFWIMIANGFLQNPVGHVVDGDTLRLVDFGAMVANPAAQVAFGHIMGGAMITGGFFVAGVSAYHLRKRTAEQDFFRKSLRLGIGVALPATMFTVVFGGLGFETLQPSKIAAWSGTADELTEVQAQMAATHGPGDYLPSIDWVQGSGITMMTLWVVMTLVALLSCLLMAFRPVVRGFRLWHWLLTLMIPVPFVTMISGWIFREMGRQPWAVYGLLKTADAMSPVTEAQMRFSIIAFASVFSVLILINYWLLARHARRGPGAVALGDRPLDTPAVPVLSF is encoded by the coding sequence ATGGAAACCGTGGATCTCGCCCGCCTGCAGTTCGCGCTCACCGCGGGCGCGCATTTTCTCTTCGTGGCGCTGACGCTCGGCCTGGCGACGCTGGTGGCCGTCGTCCAGACCCGGGCGACGCTGACCCGCAGCCCGATCCACCTGCGGATGACCCGGTTCTGGGGCCAGCTCTACATCATCAACTACGCGATGGGCATTGTCACCGGGCTGGTGATGGAGTTCCAGCTCGGGCTGTCGTGGAGCGGGCTCACTCATTACGCCGGCAACGTCTTCGGCTCGGCGCTGGCGATCGAGACGCTGGTGGCGTTCTTCATCGAGTCCACATTCCTGGGGTTGTGGATCTTCGGCTGGAACAAGCTGAATCGGTGGGCGCACCTGGCGCTGATCTGGATCGTCACGCTGACGGCGTACGCGTCGGCGTTCTGGATCATGATCGCGAACGGCTTCCTGCAGAACCCGGTCGGCCACGTGGTGGACGGCGACACGCTGCGGCTGGTCGACTTCGGCGCGATGGTGGCCAACCCGGCGGCGCAGGTCGCGTTCGGGCACATCATGGGCGGGGCCATGATCACCGGTGGGTTCTTCGTGGCCGGGGTGAGCGCGTACCACCTGCGTAAGCGCACCGCCGAGCAGGACTTCTTCCGCAAGTCGCTGCGGCTCGGGATCGGGGTGGCGCTGCCGGCGACGATGTTCACGGTGGTGTTCGGCGGGCTCGGGTTCGAGACCCTGCAGCCGAGCAAGATCGCCGCCTGGAGCGGCACCGCCGACGAGCTGACCGAGGTGCAGGCCCAAATGGCGGCCACGCACGGGCCCGGGGACTACCTGCCGTCGATCGACTGGGTGCAGGGGTCCGGCATCACGATGATGACGCTCTGGGTGGTGATGACGCTGGTCGCGCTGCTCAGCTGCCTGCTGATGGCCTTCCGCCCGGTCGTGCGGGGCTTCCGGCTCTGGCACTGGCTGCTGACCCTGATGATCCCGGTGCCGTTCGTCACCATGATCTCCGGGTGGATCTTCCGCGAGATGGGCCGCCAGCCCTGGGCGGTCTACGGGCTGCTGAAGACGGCCGACGCCATGTCGCCGGTGACCGAGGCCCAGATGCGGTTCTCGATCATCGCGTTCGCCTCCGTCTTCTCCGTCCTGATCCTGATCAACTACTGGCTGCTGGCCAGGCACGCCCGGCGCGGACCCGGCGCCGTGGCCCTGGGTGACCGGCCGCTCGACACCCCCGCCGTCCCCGTCCTCAGCTTCTAG
- a CDS encoding cytochrome d ubiquinol oxidase subunit II, translated as MEIFILAFFALGYLVLAGGDIGVGMTLPYLGRSGAERREVIAAIAPFFLGNEVWLVATAGVLAGLFPELEGELLSGNYVLVVALLLSWIVRDMGLWLRGRVPGWRWAGFWDGATVAGSWGLALSWGLLLSHVLLGIQGPIALLPALVVAALFATHGLTFAALRLRGVLRERAAVLSGGAGEGRTYALTAAALAAVGVLAGLRLPLHPGTAGSLLVPVILVLIPLLVAAQGWVWWTFRHRVTGPSYL; from the coding sequence ATGGAGATCTTCATTCTGGCCTTCTTCGCGCTCGGTTACCTCGTGCTGGCCGGGGGCGACATCGGGGTCGGCATGACGCTGCCGTACCTGGGCCGGTCGGGCGCCGAGCGGCGTGAGGTGATCGCCGCGATCGCGCCGTTCTTCCTGGGCAACGAGGTGTGGCTGGTGGCCACCGCGGGCGTGCTAGCGGGGCTCTTCCCCGAGTTGGAGGGCGAGCTGCTGAGCGGCAACTACGTGCTCGTCGTGGCGCTGCTGCTGTCGTGGATCGTGCGTGACATGGGGTTGTGGCTGCGCGGGCGGGTGCCGGGGTGGCGCTGGGCGGGCTTCTGGGACGGCGCGACCGTGGCGGGCAGCTGGGGGTTGGCGCTGAGCTGGGGGCTGCTGCTCAGCCACGTGCTGCTGGGCATCCAGGGGCCGATCGCCCTGCTGCCCGCCTTGGTGGTGGCCGCGTTGTTCGCCACGCACGGCCTGACCTTCGCGGCGCTGCGGCTGCGCGGGGTGCTGCGGGAGCGGGCTGCGGTGCTGTCCGGCGGCGCCGGCGAGGGGCGCACGTACGCGCTGACCGCGGCGGCGCTGGCGGCCGTGGGGGTGCTGGCCGGGCTGAGGCTGCCGCTGCACCCCGGCACGGCCGGGTCCCTGCTCGTGCCCGTCATCCTGGTGCTGATCCCGCTGCTGGTGGCCGCGCAGGGGTGGGTGTGGTGGACCTTCCGGCACCGGGTGACCGGCCCGTCCTACCTTTGA
- a CDS encoding alpha-amylase family protein, with amino-acid sequence MTYTSDVWWKNAVVYCLDVETFKDGNGDGVGDFRGLTQQIDYLAGLGVTCLWLMPFFPTPNRDDGYDITDFYSVDPRLGTLGDFVEFMRTAHDRGLRVIADLVVNHTSDQHPWFMKARESKDSPMRDWYVWSDTPEPDDPSQVVFPDKESSFWEYDEGSGQYYLHSFYRHQPDLNVGNPEVRDEIARILGFWMELGLAGFRVDAVPFLIENVNPKLATPHEFLADLRAFMTRRKGGSILLGEVNVPYKQLIRYFGEGLGDQITMCFDFISMQNTWLSLARQDARPLAAALRERPQPPKDCQWAMFLRNHDELTLDKLSEEERQEIFQAFGPREDMQIFGRGLRRRLPTMLGGDLRHVKMAYSLLFSLPGTPVIFYGEEIGMGENLDEEGRMAVRIPMQWSEDGGFSPSEPVREIPEGSFAPDRVNVADQKRDTGSLLRWFQLLIERYRECPELAWGDYTVLDSGHNAVLAHRCDADGATVVVAHNLCDTAVDVELTLTGLGGNELTDLLVDGTIEVSGDGRVRVPLDPHGCRWLRASPPEVPPEDASVKSQ; translated from the coding sequence ATGACCTATACGTCAGACGTGTGGTGGAAGAACGCCGTCGTCTACTGCCTGGACGTGGAGACGTTCAAGGACGGTAACGGCGACGGCGTGGGCGACTTCCGCGGACTGACGCAGCAGATCGACTATCTCGCCGGGCTCGGCGTGACCTGCCTCTGGCTCATGCCGTTCTTCCCGACCCCCAACCGGGATGACGGTTACGACATCACCGACTTCTACAGCGTCGACCCGCGGTTGGGGACGCTGGGCGACTTCGTGGAGTTCATGCGCACCGCCCACGACCGCGGCCTGCGGGTGATCGCGGACCTGGTCGTCAATCACACCTCCGACCAGCACCCCTGGTTCATGAAGGCGCGCGAGAGCAAGGACTCGCCGATGCGCGACTGGTACGTCTGGTCCGACACTCCCGAGCCGGACGACCCGAGCCAGGTGGTCTTTCCCGACAAGGAGAGCTCCTTCTGGGAGTACGACGAGGGGTCCGGACAGTACTACCTGCACAGCTTCTACCGGCACCAGCCGGACCTGAACGTCGGGAACCCCGAGGTCAGGGACGAGATCGCGCGCATACTCGGGTTCTGGATGGAGCTCGGCCTGGCCGGGTTCCGGGTGGACGCCGTGCCGTTCCTCATCGAGAACGTCAACCCGAAGCTGGCCACCCCGCACGAGTTCCTGGCCGACCTGCGGGCGTTCATGACGAGGCGCAAGGGCGGGTCGATCCTGCTCGGCGAGGTCAACGTCCCGTACAAGCAGTTGATCCGCTACTTCGGTGAGGGCCTCGGCGACCAGATCACCATGTGCTTCGACTTCATCAGCATGCAGAACACCTGGCTGTCGCTGGCCCGCCAGGACGCCCGCCCCCTCGCCGCAGCTCTGCGCGAGCGCCCTCAGCCGCCGAAGGACTGCCAGTGGGCGATGTTCCTGCGCAACCACGACGAGCTCACCCTCGACAAGCTGAGCGAGGAGGAGCGGCAGGAGATCTTCCAGGCGTTCGGCCCGCGCGAGGACATGCAGATCTTCGGCCGCGGCCTGCGCCGCCGCCTGCCCACCATGCTCGGCGGGGACCTGCGGCACGTCAAAATGGCCTACAGCCTGCTGTTCTCGTTACCCGGCACCCCCGTGATCTTCTACGGCGAGGAGATCGGCATGGGCGAGAACCTCGACGAGGAAGGCCGCATGGCGGTCCGCATCCCGATGCAGTGGTCGGAGGACGGCGGCTTCAGCCCGTCCGAGCCGGTACGCGAGATCCCCGAGGGCTCCTTCGCCCCGGACCGGGTGAACGTGGCCGACCAGAAGCGGGACACGGGCTCCCTGCTGCGCTGGTTCCAGCTCCTCATCGAACGGTACCGCGAGTGCCCCGAGCTGGCGTGGGGCGACTACACGGTGCTGGACAGCGGCCACAACGCGGTTCTGGCCCATCGCTGCGACGCGGACGGCGCCACGGTCGTGGTCGCGCACAACCTCTGCGACACGGCGGTGGACGTGGAGCTGACGCTGACCGGACTGGGCGGCAACGAGCTGACGGACCTGCTGGTGGACGGCACGATCGAGGTCTCGGGAGACGGGCGGGTCCGGGTGCCGCTGGACCCGCACGGCTGCCGCTGGCTGCGGGCCTCGCCGCCAGAGGTGCCGCCGGAGGACGCCTCGGTCAAGTCCCAGTAG
- a CDS encoding nucleoside hydrolase produces the protein MSATPQQGGSGPIPVVLHCDPGHDDVFAIWLAAGHPEIDLRAITTVCGNALGGPELPAPAVEAAVTTVRTRLDIELHGAETVGATSVDLIDELKREPNARVATGLYAERFWKLVEDTIRVLA, from the coding sequence ATGAGCGCAACCCCACAACAGGGAGGCTCAGGTCCGATTCCGGTCGTCCTCCACTGCGATCCAGGACACGACGACGTCTTCGCCATCTGGCTGGCCGCCGGGCACCCGGAGATCGACCTGCGCGCGATCACCACCGTCTGCGGCAACGCGCTCGGCGGGCCGGAGCTGCCGGCGCCGGCCGTGGAGGCGGCCGTGACCACCGTACGGACCAGGCTTGACATCGAGCTGCACGGCGCCGAAACCGTCGGTGCGACCAGCGTCGACCTGATCGACGAGCTCAAGCGCGAGCCCAACGCGCGCGTGGCCACCGGGCTGTATGCCGAGCGGTTCTGGAAGCTGGTGGAGGACACGATCCGCGTGCTCGCCTGA
- a CDS encoding PPOX class F420-dependent oxidoreductase, which yields MSFTDEEIAYLQSQPLARLSTVSGDGQPDVVPVAFEFDGKGFWIGGVGEEVLRTRKFRNLRSGSLKVALVVDDMVSFDPFVVRGVRVYGLAEPPVERVGMVGPGLYSRITPTVSWSWNLAGEPAGETWYATRRAVHG from the coding sequence ATGTCGTTCACCGATGAGGAGATCGCCTACCTGCAGTCGCAGCCGCTTGCCCGGCTGTCCACGGTGTCCGGGGACGGGCAGCCGGACGTGGTGCCGGTCGCGTTCGAGTTCGACGGGAAAGGTTTCTGGATCGGGGGCGTGGGTGAGGAGGTCCTCCGCACCCGCAAGTTCCGCAACCTGCGATCAGGGAGCCTCAAGGTCGCCCTGGTCGTCGACGACATGGTGTCGTTCGACCCGTTCGTCGTGCGCGGCGTCCGCGTCTACGGCCTCGCCGAGCCGCCCGTGGAACGGGTCGGGATGGTCGGACCCGGCCTCTACAGCCGCATCACCCCGACCGTGTCGTGGAGCTGGAACTTGGCGGGCGAGCCGGCCGGAGAGACCTGGTACGCGACGCGGCGCGCCGTCCATGGTTGA
- a CDS encoding MFS transporter: MRFVIPLMLLGLGSMITALDFTIVYVALPQIAHDVGFSPYSLQWVVSAYAVPFGGFLLLGGRLCDLVGRRRMFVLGMLLYGVGSLLGGLAASPGLLIGARAVQGLGGAVLMPATLSLVVTMFEEGPARNRAMTVWAVCGASGLSLGALLGGLLTGVFGWPAVFFVNVPLTVAGAVAAFAVLTPDAARRMGGFDLPGALTGTAGVTGLVFAIAHGAEQGWTSAGAVASFAGAAALLAAFLAIEARSRDPLMPLRLLANRHTSAAAGAILVYGLTLQCVPYFLTLHFQDVLGYDALRSGLAFLGPTLGITAGNLISERLIPHLGLRGTMILSVLVGVAGTVVLALSLSVGGSYSGLLAGLIGFGLGAGLSFNTMFIVAATGVAAHEQGAVSGLASTVLQAGSSAGLAVLVAVAGRDTTGLTGEAAHAVTVDGLRSALLVAAAIAVTGVLAALTLPRAARRSPEPEMVR; encoded by the coding sequence ATGCGATTCGTGATCCCTCTCATGCTCCTTGGCCTGGGCAGCATGATCACTGCCCTGGACTTCACCATCGTCTACGTCGCGCTGCCGCAGATCGCACATGACGTGGGTTTCTCTCCCTACTCACTGCAGTGGGTGGTCAGCGCTTACGCGGTGCCTTTCGGCGGCTTCCTGCTGCTCGGCGGCCGGCTGTGCGACCTGGTCGGCAGGCGGCGGATGTTCGTCCTGGGCATGCTGCTGTACGGCGTCGGCTCGCTCCTCGGCGGGCTGGCCGCCTCTCCAGGTCTCCTGATCGGCGCGCGGGCGGTGCAGGGGCTCGGGGGCGCGGTGCTGATGCCCGCCACCTTGTCGCTGGTGGTCACCATGTTCGAGGAGGGCCCGGCACGTAACCGGGCGATGACCGTGTGGGCGGTCTGCGGCGCCAGCGGGCTCAGCCTCGGCGCGCTGCTCGGCGGCCTGCTGACCGGGGTGTTCGGGTGGCCTGCGGTCTTCTTCGTCAACGTGCCGCTGACCGTCGCGGGCGCCGTGGCGGCGTTCGCCGTGCTGACGCCGGACGCCGCCCGGCGGATGGGCGGGTTCGACCTGCCCGGCGCGCTCACCGGGACCGCAGGCGTCACTGGGCTGGTGTTCGCCATCGCGCACGGTGCCGAGCAGGGCTGGACCTCCGCCGGGGCCGTGGCGTCCTTCGCCGGCGCGGCGGCGCTGCTCGCCGCCTTTCTGGCCATCGAGGCCCGTAGCCGCGATCCGCTGATGCCGCTGCGGCTCCTGGCCAACAGGCACACGAGCGCCGCGGCCGGGGCGATCCTGGTCTACGGACTGACCCTGCAGTGCGTGCCGTACTTCCTCACCCTGCACTTCCAGGACGTCCTCGGCTACGACGCCCTGCGATCCGGCCTCGCCTTCCTCGGCCCGACGCTAGGGATCACGGCGGGCAATCTGATCAGCGAGCGGCTGATCCCGCATCTGGGACTGCGCGGCACGATGATCCTCAGCGTGCTCGTGGGCGTGGCAGGGACCGTGGTGCTGGCGTTGAGCCTGTCCGTCGGCGGATCCTATTCGGGCCTGCTGGCCGGGCTCATCGGCTTCGGCCTGGGCGCGGGACTGTCGTTCAACACCATGTTCATCGTCGCCGCGACCGGCGTGGCCGCGCACGAGCAGGGCGCGGTCTCCGGGCTCGCCTCCACCGTCCTGCAGGCAGGCAGCAGCGCGGGCCTGGCCGTCCTGGTGGCCGTGGCCGGCCGCGACACCACCGGCCTGACCGGGGAGGCGGCACACGCCGTCACCGTCGACGGGCTGCGGTCAGCGCTCCTCGTCGCCGCCGCGATCGCCGTGACCGGCGTGCTGGCCGCGCTGACGCTTCCCCGCGCAGCCCGGCGGTCACCGGAGCCGGAAATGGTCAGGTGA